The Thiohalorhabdus sp. Cl-TMA genome includes the window CGTCGAGGCTCGTGCCGTTCAGTGGAATCTGGACGATTTCACCCGCCATGGCCAACCCCCGTTCATGTGCCCCCGCTCAGCATCTCACGGAGCCGCAGGGCATTGCGGGCCGCGTGTCCCGCTTCATCGTTGTCGAAGAACACATAAGCGGCTTTCCCCTGATCCTGCCATTCCCGGAGCCGCTGGCCCCACGCTTGCAGGGCCTCATCCCCGTAGCTCCCGGCGTATTCCTCCTCGGGCCCGTGCAGACGAACGTAGACAAAGTCAGCGGTCACTTGCAGGGGGCTGGCCGTCTCACCAAGCTCGTAGATGCAGAAGGCCGCGCCGTGCTCCTGGAGCAGCTCGTACACCCGCGCATCGAACCAGCTGGGATCGCGGAGCTCGAAGGTGTATTCGGGCCCTCTGGGCAAGGCCTCCAGGAACTGCCGAAGCCGGTCCGCGTTGACCTTCCAATTGGGCGGAAGCTGGAACAGCACCGGGCCCAGCCGGCTCCCCAGGGCCTCGGCCCGCTCCCAGAACCGCTCCAGGCTGGGACCGGGGTCCTTGAGCTTCTTCATATGGGTAATGTAGCGGCTGGCCTTCACGGCGAACCGGAATCCATCGGGCACGCCCTCCCGCCATTTGCGGACGGTTTCCTCCTTCGGAAGGCCGTAGAAGAAGCTGTTGATCTCCGTGGCGGCGAACCGCTCCGCGTAGTATTCGAGGAAGGCGTTCTTGGGCAGATCCTGGGGATAGAAGGGCCCCCGCCAGTGGTCGTACTGCCAGCCGGAGGTGCCGATGCGGATTCGAGGGGCTTCGTGGTCGCTCATGACTGCCACCTGGCGATCGTGCTTGCGGATCTTTCCCATGCAACCCGCCAGACGGCAGATTTGCAAGGCACCACCTCATGGGCCCCTCATCCATTCCTCCAAAAGGAGGGCCGCAACTGCCTCCCTGCCAGCATTTTTGGTTTGAAAAAGCCCAAAAAGCGGCGTTATAAGGAAAGAAGGGTTGGCCCGAAACTGCCCAGAGGAGGCATGGCCATGGCTAGAGATCTGCAGCTGTACGCCGACCTGGAGGTGGCGGATATCCATCATCCGGAAGTCCAGGAAACCCTCACCGACCTCAGCCGACGCCTGGACCGCTCGCAGCGCCCCAGCGAAGTGGTTACCGAGGGACGGCGAATCCATCTGGGGGTGGGCTATCTGGACAACAATCCCGCCTACACCCATTGGCTATTCCAGGCGGTAAGCCGGCTGGTCAAGCATACCCGCCAACCTTCCGTGGAATGCCAGATCTGCGATTCCACGGGGGATTGGTGGAGCGAGCGGGTATACCCGGCCGCCTGATACCGGAATTCCGGGACCCCCGGGCTAGCGCTTGCCGGGGGTCAGATACTGCATCGCCTCCTCGTCCGACACTTGGCCGAATTCGGAGTAGAACTGCCCCACGGCCATGAACCACTCCGGCGTCTCCGCCGCGATCACCACGTCCACCTCCCGCTCCAGACGCCGAATGCTCTCCGGAGGCGCCACCGGGATGGCCAGCACCACGCGCCGGGCGCCCTGGCTGTAGGCCAGACGGATGCAGGCCACGGTGGTGGCCCCGGTAGCCACGCCGTCGTCCACGATCAGTACTGTCTTGCCCGCCAGCTCTGGGTCGGGGTGGTCCCCGCGGTAGCGGTCGAACTTCTCCCGGGCGTTGGCCGCCTCCCGCTGCCGGGCCTCCTCCAGGTAGGCGTCATCCACGCCAAGCTGCTGGATCAGCCCCTGGTTCCTCCATACGCTGCCGTCGCTGGCCACCGCACCGATGGCCAGCTCGGGATTGCCCGGAGCGCCCATCTTGCGGGCCACCACGATATCCAGCGGAATGCCCAGGGCGTCCGCGACCACGCGGCCCACCGGCAGTCCGCCGCGCGGAACCGCCAGTACGATATCGCCCTGTATGCCCCGCTCGCCAAGCAGGGCCGCCAGCCGCTCGCCGGCCTGCGCTCTGTCGCGGTACACGGCCTTCTCCTCCCGAACGCCCGTACCGGGGATATTTCCGATTTTCTATCATTGGTGGGCGGGCTCGGGAATTGGTGGGATCACGGAGTGACCGGCCCGATATCAATCCAGCTTCGGAGCCGGGTGGCCCAGATGGAAGCCCTGGGCCAGGGGGATATCCACCGCCCGAACCGCACCGAGGATCTCCTCGTCCTCGATGAACTCGGCGATGGTCCGTATGCCCAGCTCCGACGCCAGGGTGGCCATGCTCTTCACGAAGGCGTGGTCGCGGGGGTCCCGGGCCATATTGACCACGAAGTCGCCGTCGATCTTGACGTAGTCGATGGGCAGACGCTTCAGGTAGTGGAAGGAGGCGAAGCCGCTGCCGAAGTCGTCCACCGCGAACTGGAAGCCGTCCAGCTTCAGGTCGGTGATGAACTTCTCCAGCAGGGTAAGGTTGCGCACCGTCTCGCGCTCGGTGAGCTCGAAGACCACGGAAGTGGGCTCGATGCCGTACTGGCGCACCAGGGTCCGGGTCCGGGTCAGGAACTCCTGCAGCACCAGCGCCCGCGGCGAGAGGTTGATGAACAGCATGCCCGCGTAGCCGGCAGCCCGCGCATCGGCGAAGGCCCGCTCCATGACCAGGAAGTCGAGCTTGTGCACCACACCCATGCGCTCGGCGTGCTCGATGAACTCTCCCGCCCCCAGCACCATCCCCTCGGTGTGGATGCGGCTCAGCACCTCGTGGGCCACCGCGTCTCCCCCCTCCACCTGGCGGATGGGCTGGTAGTAGGGAATCACCTCCTTGTTGTCGAAGGCCTCCTGCACCAGATGGCTCTTCTCGCCCAGCTCCCGGAAGACCTCCACCACGTCCTCCTCGGTGGGCATGCCGATACGGTGCTTACCTTCGGCCTTGGCCCGGTACATCATGTTGTCCGCGAACAGGAACAGGTCCTGGCCCTCGTCGGCATGGTCGGGATACATGGCGATGCCGATGGAAACGGTGGCCCGGACCCGGGCGCCTTCCGGCGTGTCCAGGACCAAACCGTCGGTGGCCTCCAGCAGCCGCTGGGCGACCATGTAGGCCTGTTCCGAGCCGGTCTCGGGCAGAAGGGCCAAGAACTCGTCCCCGCCGTAGCGGGCCAGGACGTCGCCGCGCCGCAGGGCCTCGTGAAGCGCCGACGAGAACT containing:
- a CDS encoding DUF72 domain-containing protein, with protein sequence MSDHEAPRIRIGTSGWQYDHWRGPFYPQDLPKNAFLEYYAERFAATEINSFFYGLPKEETVRKWREGVPDGFRFAVKASRYITHMKKLKDPGPSLERFWERAEALGSRLGPVLFQLPPNWKVNADRLRQFLEALPRGPEYTFELRDPSWFDARVYELLQEHGAAFCIYELGETASPLQVTADFVYVRLHGPEEEYAGSYGDEALQAWGQRLREWQDQGKAAYVFFDNDEAGHAARNALRLREMLSGGT
- a CDS encoding phosphoribosyltransferase; this encodes MYRDRAQAGERLAALLGERGIQGDIVLAVPRGGLPVGRVVADALGIPLDIVVARKMGAPGNPELAIGAVASDGSVWRNQGLIQQLGVDDAYLEEARQREAANAREKFDRYRGDHPDPELAGKTVLIVDDGVATGATTVACIRLAYSQGARRVVLAIPVAPPESIRRLEREVDVVIAAETPEWFMAVGQFYSEFGQVSDEEAMQYLTPGKR